A genomic region of Klebsiella sp. RIT-PI-d contains the following coding sequences:
- a CDS encoding bifunctional alpha/beta hydrolase/class I SAM-dependent methyltransferase, with protein MTINSRTPEEKTFLTSDNQALFYRHWPAQGDTPVGKVIVLFHRGHEHSGRLQHIVDELMMPDTAFYAWDARGHGRTEGARGYSPSLARSVLDVDEFVRFAAADSQLTLGDVVVVAQSVGAVLAATWVHDYAPVLRGLILASPAFKVKLYVPFARPGLRLMQRVRGLFYVNSYVKGKYLTHDPARVESFNHDPLITRAIAVNILLELYQTSERIVSDAAAIVVPTQMLVSGADFVVHRKPQLEFYQRLRGPGKELHILPGFYHDTLGEQDRHLAFDKMRAFIERLYARPLATFNYAEEDTHSPGADRWRILSGGPEPYSVDDLAYRALRYGMKALGTQSSGVRLGFETGFDSGSTLDYVYRNQPQGSSALGRVIDKNYLNSVGWQGIRQRKQHLDTLIRQAVSRLVADGKPVHIVDIAAGHGRYVLDALTGNTDVNSILLRDYSELNVTKGQQMIAERGMTNVARFERGDAFNRDELAALEPAPTLGIVSGLYELFPENALASASLAGLAAAIAPGGLLIYTGQPWHPQLKTIAWSLTSHKDGKAWVMRVRTQGEMDALVQEAGFDKCAQLIDRWGIFTVSLAVRRG; from the coding sequence ATGACCATCAACAGCCGAACGCCTGAAGAAAAAACCTTTCTGACCAGCGATAACCAGGCGCTGTTTTATCGTCACTGGCCTGCCCAGGGCGACACGCCAGTGGGTAAAGTTATCGTTTTGTTTCATCGCGGGCATGAACACTCCGGGCGCTTACAGCATATTGTTGATGAGTTAATGATGCCGGATACCGCGTTCTACGCGTGGGATGCGCGGGGGCACGGGCGTACGGAAGGGGCACGTGGCTACAGCCCGTCGCTGGCGCGCTCGGTTCTGGATGTCGATGAGTTTGTGCGCTTTGCCGCCGCCGACAGCCAGCTGACGCTGGGTGATGTCGTGGTGGTGGCACAAAGCGTCGGTGCGGTGCTGGCTGCCACGTGGGTCCATGATTACGCCCCGGTGCTTCGCGGTTTGATCCTCGCGTCACCGGCATTTAAGGTCAAACTGTATGTGCCGTTTGCCCGGCCAGGCTTACGCCTGATGCAGCGCGTACGCGGCCTGTTTTACGTTAACTCTTACGTTAAAGGTAAATACCTGACGCACGATCCGGCCCGGGTTGAAAGCTTTAATCACGACCCGCTGATTACCCGTGCCATCGCTGTTAACATCCTGCTTGAGCTGTATCAAACCTCAGAGCGGATTGTCAGTGACGCGGCGGCTATTGTGGTCCCGACACAGATGCTGGTCTCCGGCGCAGATTTTGTGGTTCACCGCAAGCCGCAGCTGGAGTTTTACCAGCGCCTGCGCGGTCCGGGTAAAGAGTTGCACATCCTGCCGGGGTTTTATCACGATACGCTGGGTGAGCAGGACCGGCACCTGGCGTTTGACAAAATGCGCGCCTTTATTGAGCGCCTGTATGCCAGACCGCTGGCGACGTTTAATTATGCTGAGGAAGACACTCACAGCCCGGGGGCAGATCGCTGGCGTATTCTCAGCGGCGGCCCGGAACCGTACTCGGTTGATGATTTAGCCTATCGCGCACTGCGCTACGGCATGAAAGCGCTCGGTACTCAGTCCAGCGGCGTCAGACTGGGGTTTGAAACGGGTTTTGACTCGGGCAGTACCCTGGATTACGTCTACCGCAATCAGCCGCAGGGCAGCAGCGCACTGGGTCGAGTGATTGACAAAAACTATCTTAATAGCGTCGGCTGGCAGGGCATCCGTCAGCGCAAACAGCATCTTGATACGCTTATCCGCCAGGCGGTCAGTCGGCTGGTGGCCGACGGCAAGCCGGTCCATATCGTCGATATCGCCGCCGGGCATGGCCGCTATGTACTGGATGCATTAACGGGAAATACCGATGTTAATAGCATTTTGCTGCGGGATTACAGCGAGCTGAATGTCACTAAAGGCCAGCAAATGATCGCCGAACGCGGGATGACAAACGTGGCCCGCTTTGAGCGCGGCGATGCCTTTAACCGTGACGAGCTGGCGGCGCTGGAGCCTGCGCCAACGTTAGGTATCGTCTCTGGCCTGTATGAATTGTTTCCTGAAAATGCGCTGGCCAGCGCATCGCTTGCCGGACTGGCGGCGGCGATTGCTCCCGGCGGCCTGCTGATTTATACCGGACAACCGTGGCATCCACAGTTAAAAACCATCGCCTGGTCGCTAACCAGTCATAAAGACGGTAAAGCATGGGTGATGCGGGTGCGTACCCAGGGCGAAATGGATGCCCTGGTGCAGGAAGCCGGCTTTGATAAATGCGCGCAGCTTATCGACCGCTGGGGAATATTCACCGTCTCGCTGGCTGTACGTCGGGGATGA
- a CDS encoding phosphatase PAP2/dual specificity phosphatase family protein, protein MIAAQRKILLQGMGWLLLLGPFFFLTYGQVNLYTAGRSDVGSLVFDWEHAIPFIPLSIIPYWSLDLLYGLSLLCCRSLSEQRRLACRLILASLLACLGFLLYPLRFTFTRPQVEGAAGWLFSQLEQFDLPFNQSPSLHIILCWIIGWHFYQRLSGIWQKLAAAWFLLIAVTVVTTWQHHVIDVITGLATGMLISWLIPDQGRWRIRRPDAGRRKLALRYFAGALVMMTTPWLSWPAISLLIVTLGYMAFGAPAMQKDAQGRIAPAAWWLLLPWRIATHLSARWFTRTVPAVTPVIDGVFIGSYPRRPVAQYAVLDLTCEFSRAAASAQRHYYCVPMLDLVVPEDEQLTCAVHHLDRLRATHGTVLVHCALGLSRSALVVAAWLLQTGRVQTVEEAISLIRACRPQTVINPVQMEGLKQWRLKVTT, encoded by the coding sequence ATGATTGCCGCGCAGCGCAAGATCCTGCTGCAGGGGATGGGATGGCTGCTTCTGCTGGGGCCATTTTTCTTTCTGACATACGGGCAGGTTAACCTGTATACCGCAGGCCGTAGCGATGTCGGCAGTCTGGTGTTTGACTGGGAGCACGCTATTCCCTTTATCCCCCTCAGTATTATTCCTTACTGGAGTCTGGATCTGCTGTATGGCCTGTCGCTTCTGTGCTGCCGCTCGCTGAGTGAACAACGCCGACTGGCGTGTCGGCTGATACTGGCCTCACTGCTGGCGTGCCTCGGTTTTCTTCTGTATCCGCTGCGCTTTACCTTCACGCGTCCACAGGTTGAGGGCGCGGCAGGCTGGCTATTCAGTCAGCTTGAGCAGTTCGATCTGCCCTTTAATCAGTCGCCTTCGCTGCACATTATTCTCTGCTGGATCATCGGCTGGCATTTTTATCAACGCTTATCCGGTATCTGGCAAAAACTAGCGGCGGCATGGTTTTTACTTATCGCCGTTACGGTCGTTACCACCTGGCAGCATCATGTCATTGATGTCATCACCGGACTGGCAACCGGCATGCTGATTAGCTGGCTGATCCCCGACCAGGGGAGATGGCGCATACGTCGTCCGGATGCCGGACGACGTAAACTGGCGCTGCGTTATTTTGCCGGTGCGCTAGTGATGATGACGACTCCGTGGTTGAGCTGGCCGGCGATTTCTCTGTTGATAGTGACGCTGGGGTATATGGCTTTTGGCGCGCCGGCCATGCAGAAAGATGCGCAGGGCCGCATTGCCCCTGCGGCGTGGTGGTTGCTCCTGCCGTGGCGTATAGCCACACATCTGTCGGCACGTTGGTTTACCCGTACTGTACCCGCCGTGACGCCGGTTATCGACGGCGTTTTCATCGGCAGTTATCCGCGCCGTCCCGTCGCGCAGTATGCAGTACTCGATCTTACCTGTGAGTTTTCGCGCGCGGCAGCCAGCGCGCAACGCCATTATTACTGTGTGCCGATGCTGGATCTGGTGGTACCGGAAGATGAGCAGTTAACGTGCGCAGTTCATCACCTTGACCGTTTACGCGCCACGCACGGCACGGTGCTGGTGCATTGTGCCCTGGGATTGTCGCGCAGCGCGTTGGTGGTGGCTGCCTGGCTGTTACAGACCGGCAGAGTACAAACGGTGGAGGAGGCGATTAGTCTAATCCGGGCCTGTCGCCCGCAAACGGTGATTAACCCAGTGCAGATGGAGGGGCTGAAACAATGGCGGCTGAAAGTGACAACGTAA
- the azoR gene encoding FMN-dependent NADH-azoreductase — protein MSKVLILKSSILAGYSQSGQLSDYFVDQWQAKHPGDEITVRDLAANPVPVLDGELVGAMRPGDAPLTPRQQDALALSDELIAELQAHDVIVINAPMYNFNIPTQLKNYFDLVARAGVTFRYTEKGPEGLVTGKRAVILTSRGGIHKDTPTDLVAPYLTLFLGFIGITDVNFVFAEGIAYGPDVAAQAQTDAKAAIDSLVAA, from the coding sequence ATGAGCAAAGTACTGATTCTTAAATCGAGCATTCTGGCAGGGTATTCACAGTCTGGTCAGCTGTCTGACTATTTCGTCGATCAATGGCAGGCAAAGCATCCGGGTGATGAGATTACCGTCCGCGATCTGGCAGCCAACCCGGTTCCGGTACTGGACGGTGAACTGGTCGGCGCAATGCGCCCTGGCGATGCCCCGTTGACGCCGCGCCAGCAGGACGCGCTGGCACTGTCAGACGAGCTGATTGCCGAATTGCAGGCTCATGATGTGATTGTGATTAATGCGCCGATGTATAACTTCAACATCCCAACGCAGCTGAAAAACTACTTTGACCTGGTAGCGCGCGCCGGGGTGACGTTCCGTTACACCGAGAAAGGTCCGGAAGGTCTGGTCACCGGTAAACGTGCGGTGATCCTCACCAGCCGCGGCGGTATCCATAAAGATACCCCAACCGATCTGGTGGCGCCTTACCTGACGCTGTTCCTGGGCTTTATCGGCATTACCGACGTCAATTTCGTCTTTGCCGAAGGTATTGCCTACGGCCCGGACGTGGCTGCGCAGGCGCAAACTGACGCCAAAGCGGCCATTGATAGCCTGGTTGCCGCATAA
- the hrpA gene encoding ATP-dependent RNA helicase HrpA, with the protein MTEQQKLTPAHLHQQLDELMLRDKQRFAKRLHGVKKVKNPDAQQGILTTLAAEIGQAAAKVALRVAARPAITYPENLPVSQKKQAILEAVRDHQVVIVAGETGSGKTTQLPKICMELGRGIKGLIGHTQPRRLAARTVANRIAEELQTEPGGCVGYKVRFSDHVSDNTMVKLMTDGILLAEIQQDRLLMQYDTIIIDEAHERSLNIDFLLGYLRELLPRRPDLKIIITSATIDPERFSRHFNNAPIIEVSGRTYPVEVRYRPMVEEADDSERDQLQAIFDAVDELGRESAGDILIFMSGEREIRDTADALNKLNLRHTEVLPLYARLSNSEQNRVFQSHSGRRIVLATNVAETSLTVPGIKYVIDPGTARISRYSFRTKVQRLPIEPVSQASANQRKGRCGRVSEGICIRLYSEDDFLSRPEFTDPEILRTNLASVILQMTALGLGDIAAFPFVEAPDKRNIQDGVRLLEELSAITMDADQTSYKLTSMGRQLSQLPVDPRLARMVLEAQKHGCVREAMIITSALSIQDPRERPMDKQQASDEKHRRFHDKESDFQAFVNLWNYLGEQQKALSSNAFRRQCRTDFLNYLRVREWQDIYTQLRQVVKELGIPVNSEPAEYREVHIALLTGLLSHIGMKDADKQEFTGARNARFAIFPGSGLFKKPPKWTMVAELVETSRLWGRIAARIDPEWVEPVAQHLLKRSYSEPHWERAQGAVMATEKVTVYGLPVVAARKVNYSQIDPALCRELFIRHALVEGDWQTRHAFFRENLKLRSEVEELEHKSRRRDILVDDETLFEFYDQRIGVDVISARHFDSWWKTVSRETPDLLNFEKSMLIKAGAESISKLDYPNFWYQGALKLRLSYQFEPGADADGVTVHIPLPLLNQVEEAGFEWQIPGLRRELVIALIKSLPKPVRRNFVPAPNYAEAFLGRVTPLELPLLEALERELRRMTGNTIDREDWHWDQVPDHLKITWRVVDDKNKKLLEGRSLNALKESLKGKVQETLSAVADDGIEQSGLHIWSFGTLAESYEQKRGNYKVKAWPALVDERDSVAIRLFDNPLEQQQAMWRGLRRLLLLNIPSPVKYLHEKLPNKAKLGLYFNPYGKVLDLIDDCISCGVDKLIHEAGGPVWTEAGFAALHEKVRAELNDTVVEIARQVEQILTAVFTINKRLKGRVDMTMALGLSDIKAQMNGLVYRGFVTGNGFNRLGDTLRYLQAIEKRLEKLAVDPHRDRAQMLKVEHVQQAWQQWLNKLPPARREDDDVREIRWMIEELRVSYFAQQLGTPYPISDKRILQAMEQISA; encoded by the coding sequence ATGACAGAACAACAGAAATTGACTCCTGCGCATCTGCATCAGCAGCTTGACGAGCTGATGCTGCGCGATAAACAGCGCTTCGCTAAACGTCTTCACGGTGTGAAGAAAGTTAAAAATCCTGATGCTCAACAGGGGATCCTGACGACGCTTGCCGCAGAAATCGGGCAGGCAGCAGCGAAAGTTGCCCTGCGCGTTGCGGCTCGTCCGGCGATTACCTATCCGGAAAACCTGCCTGTTAGCCAGAAAAAACAGGCCATTCTGGAAGCAGTGCGCGATCACCAGGTGGTAATTGTTGCCGGGGAAACCGGTTCAGGCAAAACTACCCAGTTACCTAAAATTTGTATGGAGCTGGGGCGCGGCATCAAAGGTCTGATCGGCCATACTCAGCCCCGCAGGCTGGCGGCACGCACCGTTGCTAACCGCATTGCGGAGGAACTGCAAACCGAACCGGGCGGCTGCGTCGGGTACAAGGTGCGTTTCAGCGATCATGTGAGTGATAATACCATGGTCAAGCTGATGACCGACGGTATTCTGCTGGCTGAAATACAGCAGGACAGGCTGCTGATGCAGTATGACACCATCATTATTGATGAAGCCCACGAACGCAGCCTGAATATCGACTTCTTGCTCGGCTACCTGCGCGAGCTGCTGCCGAGGCGTCCGGATTTAAAAATCATTATTACGTCGGCAACCATCGATCCCGAGCGTTTTTCCCGTCACTTCAATAATGCCCCGATTATTGAAGTGTCCGGGCGTACGTATCCGGTGGAAGTACGCTACCGCCCTATGGTTGAAGAGGCTGACGATAGTGAACGCGATCAGCTCCAGGCTATTTTCGATGCGGTTGACGAACTTGGACGCGAAAGTGCCGGTGATATTCTGATCTTTATGAGCGGTGAACGAGAAATCCGGGACACCGCCGATGCGCTGAATAAGCTTAATCTGCGCCATACCGAAGTCCTGCCGCTGTATGCCCGCCTGTCGAACAGTGAGCAAAACCGTGTGTTTCAGTCGCACAGCGGACGGCGTATTGTGCTGGCGACCAACGTGGCGGAAACCTCGCTGACCGTACCGGGCATCAAATACGTGATCGATCCGGGTACGGCGCGTATAAGCCGCTACAGTTTCCGCACCAAAGTTCAGCGCCTGCCGATAGAGCCGGTGTCACAGGCCTCGGCTAACCAGCGTAAAGGACGCTGTGGACGTGTGTCTGAGGGGATCTGCATCCGGCTCTATTCGGAGGACGATTTCCTGTCGCGCCCGGAATTTACCGACCCGGAAATCCTGCGGACCAACCTGGCATCGGTTATTTTGCAGATGACGGCGCTGGGCCTCGGCGATATTGCCGCATTCCCGTTTGTGGAAGCCCCTGACAAGCGCAATATTCAGGATGGCGTACGCCTGCTGGAAGAACTGAGCGCCATCACCATGGATGCCGATCAGACGAGCTATAAACTGACGTCGATGGGCCGCCAGCTCTCGCAACTGCCGGTTGATCCCCGTCTGGCGCGCATGGTGCTGGAAGCGCAGAAACATGGCTGCGTGCGCGAAGCAATGATCATTACCTCCGCGCTGTCGATTCAGGACCCGCGTGAGCGCCCGATGGACAAACAGCAGGCCTCGGACGAGAAGCATCGTCGCTTCCATGACAAAGAGTCTGATTTTCAGGCGTTTGTCAATCTGTGGAACTACCTCGGCGAACAGCAAAAAGCGCTGTCGTCGAATGCGTTCCGTCGCCAGTGCCGTACCGATTTCCTCAACTACCTGCGGGTGCGCGAGTGGCAGGATATTTATACCCAGCTTCGCCAGGTGGTAAAAGAACTGGGCATTCCGGTCAACAGCGAACCGGCTGAATACCGTGAAGTTCACATTGCATTACTGACCGGGCTACTGTCGCATATCGGCATGAAAGATGCCGATAAACAAGAGTTTACCGGCGCGCGCAACGCCAGGTTCGCCATCTTCCCGGGGTCGGGTTTATTCAAGAAACCGCCGAAGTGGACAATGGTGGCCGAGCTGGTTGAAACCAGTCGTCTGTGGGGCCGTATCGCCGCCCGCATCGATCCGGAGTGGGTGGAGCCGGTCGCACAGCATCTGCTAAAACGGTCGTACAGTGAACCCCATTGGGAGCGGGCCCAGGGGGCAGTAATGGCGACAGAAAAAGTCACCGTCTACGGCCTGCCGGTGGTAGCCGCCCGAAAAGTAAACTACAGCCAGATCGATCCGGCGTTATGTCGCGAGCTGTTTATCCGTCACGCGCTGGTCGAAGGCGACTGGCAAACGCGTCACGCGTTTTTTCGCGAGAATCTGAAATTACGCAGCGAAGTCGAGGAGCTGGAGCATAAATCCCGCCGCCGCGACATTCTGGTGGACGACGAAACGCTGTTTGAATTTTACGACCAGCGTATTGGCGTTGATGTTATCTCTGCCCGCCATTTTGATAGCTGGTGGAAGACGGTCAGCCGGGAAACGCCGGATCTGCTTAACTTTGAAAAAAGTATGCTGATCAAAGCCGGTGCAGAGTCAATCAGCAAGCTGGATTACCCGAACTTCTGGTATCAGGGCGCACTTAAGCTACGCCTGAGCTACCAGTTTGAGCCGGGGGCAGATGCCGACGGCGTTACCGTGCATATTCCGCTGCCGCTGCTTAATCAGGTGGAAGAAGCGGGGTTTGAATGGCAAATTCCTGGTCTGCGCCGAGAGCTGGTTATTGCGCTTATCAAATCCCTGCCCAAGCCGGTACGCCGCAACTTTGTCCCTGCACCTAATTATGCCGAGGCCTTTTTAGGCCGCGTGACGCCGCTGGAACTGCCGCTGCTGGAGGCACTCGAGCGCGAACTGCGACGGATGACCGGGAACACCATTGATCGCGAAGACTGGCACTGGGATCAGGTGCCCGATCACCTGAAGATTACCTGGCGCGTGGTGGATGATAAAAATAAAAAGCTGCTGGAAGGTCGCTCGCTGAATGCGCTGAAAGAGAGCCTAAAAGGGAAAGTCCAGGAAACGCTGTCTGCGGTGGCAGACGATGGTATTGAGCAAAGCGGGCTGCACATCTGGAGCTTCGGCACGCTGGCAGAAAGTTATGAGCAGAAACGTGGCAACTATAAAGTGAAAGCGTGGCCTGCGCTGGTGGATGAGCGCGACAGTGTTGCCATCAGGCTGTTTGATAACCCGCTGGAGCAGCAACAGGCGATGTGGCGCGGATTGCGACGCTTACTGCTGCTCAACATCCCGTCGCCGGTGAAATATCTGCATGAAAAGTTGCCCAACAAGGCCAAGCTGGGGCTGTATTTCAACCCGTACGGCAAAGTCCTCGATCTTATCGATGACTGCATTTCCTGCGGCGTTGATAAGCTGATCCATGAAGCCGGTGGCCCGGTGTGGACCGAAGCGGGTTTTGCCGCCCTGCATGAAAAGGTGCGGGCTGAACTGAACGACACGGTGGTGGAAATTGCCAGGCAGGTGGAACAGATCCTGACCGCGGTATTTACCATTAATAAACGGCTGAAAGGGCGGGTGGATATGACCATGGCGCTTGGCCTGTCGGACATAAAGGCGCAGATGAACGGCCTGGTCTATCGCGGCTTTGTCACCGGCAACGGTTTCAACCGTCTGGGGGACACGTTACGGTATTTGCAGGCGATTGAGAAACGGCTGGAAAAACTCGCGGTCGATCCGCATCGCGACCGGGCGCAAATGCTGAAAGTTGAACACGTTCAGCAGGCGTGGCAGCAGTGGTTAAATAAGCTGCCGCCTGCCCGCCGGGAAGATGACGATGTAAGAGAGATCCGCTGGATGATCGAAGAGTTGCGCGTTAGCTACTTCGCCCAGCAGCTGGGCACGCCGTATCCGATTTCTGATAAGCGTATTTTACAGGCGATGGAGCAGATTAGCGCCTGA
- a CDS encoding efflux transporter outer membrane subunit, producing the protein MNRSPLALLLASLLLTACQSADIQPAQPSLQIPAEWRQSVGPASPVEGVWWRAFHDGMLNRYVDRALQYNTDILIARERVNEYQARVYAAQGSLFPTLDAGLNGTRARSQSAATGQPVYGSLYKGTLTASYDVDIWGANRRTADAAEAGLEAQKAAAAAADLTIAASVAGGYITLLSLDEQLNVTRATLTAREASFRLAQRQFETGYSSRLELMQADSELRATRAQLPQLQHQISEQENALSLLLGENPQAVGRGGVFGQLTPLTLPSQLPSTLLNRRPDIVQAQRELIAADATLASARAQLLPSINFMATGSVQDRTLPGLLDNPLQLWSIGGSILAPLLNRQALNAQVDVSMSQRNQALYRYESTVRNAFREVNDSLDAIRRLQEQLQALEGQETVARETLRIAQNRYRNGYSSYLDELDAQRTLFSTQLNVVQVKNSVLQAQIDLYRALGGGWRDAAR; encoded by the coding sequence ATGAATCGCTCTCCTCTCGCCTTGCTGCTGGCATCACTGTTACTCACCGCCTGCCAGTCGGCTGACATTCAACCCGCGCAGCCGTCGCTACAGATCCCGGCAGAGTGGCGACAGAGTGTCGGTCCGGCAAGTCCGGTCGAGGGCGTCTGGTGGCGCGCTTTTCATGATGGCATGCTGAACCGCTATGTCGATCGGGCGCTGCAATACAACACCGATATTTTGATTGCCCGCGAGCGCGTAAATGAGTATCAGGCGCGAGTCTATGCCGCGCAGGGCAGTTTGTTCCCGACGCTGGATGCAGGACTTAACGGTACGCGGGCACGATCGCAATCGGCTGCCACCGGCCAGCCGGTTTATGGCAGTTTGTATAAAGGCACGCTCACCGCCAGCTATGATGTGGATATCTGGGGGGCGAATCGCCGCACCGCCGACGCCGCTGAAGCCGGTCTGGAAGCCCAAAAAGCCGCCGCGGCAGCGGCAGATTTAACTATCGCGGCTTCGGTGGCTGGTGGCTACATCACCCTGCTTTCGCTTGATGAGCAATTAAACGTGACCCGGGCCACGCTCACCGCGCGAGAAGCCTCTTTTCGCCTCGCACAACGTCAGTTTGAAACCGGCTACAGCTCTCGTCTGGAGTTGATGCAGGCCGATTCTGAACTGCGGGCAACCCGGGCGCAACTACCGCAGCTTCAGCATCAGATAAGCGAGCAGGAGAATGCGCTTAGCCTGCTGTTGGGTGAGAACCCGCAGGCCGTGGGGCGCGGCGGCGTATTCGGGCAGCTCACGCCATTAACACTGCCGTCGCAACTGCCTTCCACTCTCCTGAACCGACGTCCCGATATTGTTCAGGCACAGCGGGAGCTGATTGCTGCTGACGCCACGTTAGCATCAGCTCGCGCGCAGCTGCTGCCGTCGATTAACTTCATGGCAACCGGTTCGGTACAGGATCGGACGTTGCCGGGCCTGCTGGATAATCCGCTTCAGCTCTGGAGCATTGGCGGCAGTATTCTCGCCCCGCTGCTTAATCGTCAGGCGCTGAATGCTCAGGTCGATGTGTCCATGTCGCAGCGTAATCAGGCGCTATACCGTTATGAAAGTACCGTGCGTAACGCATTCAGGGAGGTTAACGATAGTCTGGATGCGATTCGCCGTTTACAAGAACAGCTTCAGGCGCTGGAGGGCCAGGAGACGGTGGCGCGGGAAACCTTACGCATCGCGCAAAATCGCTATCGCAATGGCTATTCGTCCTATCTGGATGAGCTGGACGCACAGCGCACGCTGTTTTCTACTCAGCTGAATGTCGTACAGGTGAAGAATAGTGTGTTGCAGGCGCAAATTGACTTGTACCGCGCGCTGGGCGGCGGATGGCGTGATGCAGCCCGCTAA
- a CDS encoding HlyD family secretion protein, with protein MSQQDAAKERANTRSNVRIVSIFAAAAIGIVGVLAILYAWQLPPFTRHSQFTDNAYVRGQTTFISPQVNGYVTAVNVQDFAHVNAGDVLMQIDDRIYQQRVHQAQAQLDMKIAALNNNLQQRKSAEAVIARNQAALQNARAQNQKNQADLRRVKELTADGSLSVRERDAALASAAQGNADIAQSQATLEMSRQDLQTTIVNRASLQADVENAKAALELAQIDLQNTQIIAPKAGQLGQIAVRLGAYVAAGTHLTSLVPAEHWVIANVKETQLAEIRTGQPVQFSVDALNNRRFHGRVQSISPATGVEFSAISPDNATGNFVKIAQRIPVRIEILGQPEEIAHLRPGMSVQVTIDTREEPR; from the coding sequence ATGAGTCAGCAGGACGCCGCTAAAGAGCGAGCGAATACGCGCAGCAACGTGCGCATTGTCTCTATTTTTGCTGCCGCCGCCATCGGCATTGTCGGCGTATTAGCTATTCTCTATGCCTGGCAACTTCCGCCGTTTACGCGGCACAGCCAGTTTACCGATAACGCCTACGTTCGCGGGCAAACGACCTTTATTAGCCCGCAGGTTAACGGGTATGTCACCGCAGTCAATGTCCAGGATTTTGCCCACGTCAACGCCGGGGATGTGCTGATGCAAATTGACGATCGCATCTATCAACAGCGGGTTCATCAGGCCCAGGCGCAGCTGGATATGAAAATTGCCGCGCTTAACAATAATTTGCAGCAGCGGAAAAGCGCTGAAGCAGTGATTGCCCGCAATCAGGCCGCGCTGCAAAATGCCCGCGCTCAGAATCAGAAAAACCAGGCGGATTTGCGGCGGGTGAAAGAGCTAACCGCCGATGGCTCCCTGTCGGTTCGCGAGCGGGACGCCGCGCTCGCCAGTGCGGCCCAGGGTAATGCAGATATTGCCCAGTCGCAGGCCACTCTGGAGATGTCCCGCCAGGATCTGCAAACCACGATTGTTAATCGTGCGTCGCTGCAAGCCGATGTCGAAAATGCCAAAGCCGCGCTCGAACTGGCGCAAATTGACCTGCAAAACACGCAAATTATTGCTCCTAAGGCGGGTCAACTTGGGCAGATTGCCGTTCGACTCGGGGCCTATGTTGCGGCGGGAACGCATCTAACATCGCTGGTACCGGCCGAGCACTGGGTGATTGCCAACGTCAAAGAGACGCAGCTGGCAGAGATCCGCACCGGGCAACCGGTACAATTCAGCGTAGATGCGCTAAACAACCGTCGTTTTCACGGTCGGGTGCAGAGTATCTCTCCGGCAACGGGCGTCGAGTTCAGCGCGATTTCACCCGACAATGCCACCGGTAACTTTGTCAAAATTGCGCAGCGTATTCCGGTGCGCATCGAAATACTCGGCCAGCCTGAGGAGATTGCCCATTTACGTCCGGGGATGTCGGTGCAGGTGACAATTGATACCCGCGAGGAGCCGCGATGA